From a region of the Agromyces ramosus genome:
- a CDS encoding thiolase family protein yields MSTEAVIVDVVRTPVGRGKPGGILSAVHPVDLLAGVLDTLVNRSDLDPALIDDVIGGCVSQIGEQSYNITRNAVLAAGFPETVPGTTIDRQCGSSQQAATFAAQAVLSGHADIAIACGVESMSRVPLGSSTAGADPFGSRLGNRYPDGLVNQGVSAELIAAKWGFSREELDDFAAHSHTLAAVAQASGAFASEVVPVVGVDSLTDETVRPTTSAESLAGLNPAFRTEELAERFPELEWRITPGNSSPLTDGASAALIMSAERAEQLGLTPRARFRSFAVVGSDPLYMLTGVIPATAKVLERAGLDHDDIDAYEVNEAFASVPLAWLRETGADAAKLNPRGGAIALGHALGSSGTRLLTTLVNQLEASGGRYGLQTMCEGGGMANATIIERI; encoded by the coding sequence ATGAGCACCGAAGCCGTCATCGTCGACGTCGTCCGAACGCCCGTGGGGCGGGGCAAGCCCGGGGGCATCCTCTCGGCCGTGCACCCCGTCGACCTCCTCGCCGGCGTGCTCGACACGCTCGTGAACCGCTCCGACCTCGATCCCGCCCTCATCGACGACGTGATCGGCGGATGCGTCAGTCAGATCGGCGAGCAGAGCTACAACATCACCCGCAACGCCGTGCTCGCCGCGGGGTTCCCCGAGACGGTGCCAGGCACCACGATCGACCGCCAGTGCGGCTCGAGCCAGCAGGCGGCGACGTTCGCCGCGCAGGCGGTGCTGTCGGGCCACGCCGACATCGCCATCGCGTGCGGCGTCGAGTCGATGAGCCGCGTGCCGCTCGGCTCGAGCACGGCGGGCGCCGACCCGTTCGGCTCGCGCCTGGGCAACCGGTACCCCGACGGACTCGTGAACCAGGGCGTCTCCGCCGAGCTCATCGCCGCGAAGTGGGGGTTCTCGCGCGAGGAGCTCGATGATTTCGCCGCCCATTCGCACACGCTCGCCGCGGTGGCGCAGGCGTCGGGAGCCTTCGCGAGCGAGGTCGTGCCCGTGGTGGGCGTCGACTCGCTCACCGACGAGACCGTGCGGCCGACCACGTCGGCAGAGTCCCTCGCCGGCCTGAACCCGGCCTTCCGCACCGAGGAGCTCGCCGAGCGGTTCCCCGAGCTCGAGTGGCGCATCACGCCGGGCAACTCGTCGCCGCTCACCGACGGGGCCTCCGCGGCGCTCATCATGAGCGCCGAACGTGCCGAGCAACTCGGGCTCACCCCGCGGGCCCGGTTCCGATCATTCGCGGTCGTGGGCAGCGACCCGCTCTACATGCTCACCGGCGTCATTCCCGCGACGGCGAAGGTGCTCGAGCGGGCCGGGCTCGACCATGACGACATCGACGCCTACGAGGTCAACGAGGCGTTCGCGTCGGTGCCGTTGGCGTGGCTGCGCGAGACCGGGGCGGATGCCGCGAAGCTGAACCCCCGTGGCGGCGCGATCGCACTCGGGCACGCGCTCGGCTCGTCGGGGACGCGCCTGCTCACGACCCTCGTCAACCAGCTCGAGGCATCCGGCGGACGCTATGGACTGCAGACGATGTGCGAGGGTGGCGGCATGGCGAACGCCACGATCATCGAACGCATCTGA
- a CDS encoding PadR family transcriptional regulator: protein MATDETTAGHIQELRRGTVVLACLIRLRTPDYGYALLESLNGLGILVDANTLYPLLRRLEKQGLLTSEWNTDEARPRKFYRTSPTGEQLADVLMTDWRRVDRALAGLTTGDES from the coding sequence ATGGCCACCGATGAGACGACCGCCGGGCATATCCAGGAGCTGAGGCGCGGCACCGTGGTGCTCGCCTGCCTCATCCGACTGCGCACACCCGACTACGGCTACGCGCTGCTCGAGTCGCTGAACGGGCTCGGCATCCTCGTCGACGCGAACACGCTCTATCCCCTGCTGCGGCGACTCGAGAAGCAGGGCCTGCTGACGAGCGAGTGGAACACCGACGAGGCGAGGCCACGCAAGTTCTACCGCACGAGCCCCACTGGCGAGCAGCTCGCCGACGTTCTCATGACCGATTGGCGACGCGTCGACAGGGCGCTCGCCGGACTCACCACCGGAGACGAATCATGA
- a CDS encoding phosphoenolpyruvate carboxykinase (GTP), translated as MTISEFSIGTEASDAAAPTRRGTTDPALRAWVDEIAGLTKPDEIVWCDGSQHEADLLTKQLVAEGKLIKLNPEWRPNSYLARTDADDVARVEDRTFICSTYEEDAGPTNNWRDPREMREELTDVFDGSMKGRTMYVVPFSMGPLGGPISQLGVEITDSPYVVLSMGIMTRMGEAVYRLIEAGEPWVRTVHSVGYPLTDGVGHRRAEVDWPCNETKYIVQFPDSREIWSYGSGYGGNALLAKKCFALRIASVMARDEGWLAEHMLLIKITSPAGKSYHVAAAFPSACGKTNLAMLQPTIPGWKVETIGDDIAWMRPGDDGRLYAINPEAGFFGVAPGTGETTNPTAVQTLWGNTIFTNVALRPDGDVWWEGLTDDPPAELTDWEGNPWTPASDRPAAHPNSRFTVAAAQCPQISDDWDAHDGVPIDAILFGGRRATNVPLVAEARSWKHGVFMGATISSEQTAAAEGVVGELRRDPFAMLPFCGYNMADYWGHWVKMGRILGENAPKIFQVNWFRKGADGSFLWPGFGENSRVLEWIVGRLEGDADAVETPIGLLPAPDSLDLDGIEITDDAIAQLFKVDRDSWLAECELTDEYFVQFGDRVPAALKAELASLRYHLQHSE; from the coding sequence ATGACCATCTCCGAGTTCTCGATCGGCACCGAGGCATCCGACGCCGCAGCACCCACCCGGCGCGGCACGACCGATCCCGCACTCCGTGCCTGGGTCGACGAGATCGCCGGTCTCACCAAGCCCGACGAGATCGTCTGGTGCGACGGCTCGCAGCACGAGGCCGACCTCCTGACGAAGCAGCTCGTCGCCGAGGGCAAGCTCATCAAGCTGAATCCGGAATGGCGGCCCAACAGCTACCTTGCGCGCACCGACGCCGACGATGTCGCCCGCGTCGAGGACCGCACCTTCATCTGCTCGACCTACGAAGAGGACGCCGGTCCGACGAACAACTGGCGCGACCCGCGTGAGATGCGCGAAGAGCTCACCGACGTCTTCGACGGTTCCATGAAGGGCCGCACGATGTACGTCGTGCCGTTCTCGATGGGCCCGCTCGGCGGCCCGATCTCGCAGCTCGGCGTGGAGATCACCGATTCGCCCTACGTCGTGCTCTCGATGGGCATCATGACCCGCATGGGCGAGGCCGTCTACCGCCTGATCGAGGCGGGCGAGCCGTGGGTGCGCACCGTGCACTCGGTCGGGTACCCGCTTACCGACGGCGTCGGCCACCGCCGCGCCGAGGTCGATTGGCCCTGCAACGAGACGAAGTACATCGTCCAGTTCCCCGACTCGCGGGAGATCTGGTCGTACGGCTCGGGCTACGGCGGCAACGCCCTGCTCGCGAAGAAGTGCTTCGCCCTGCGTATCGCGAGCGTGATGGCCCGCGACGAGGGCTGGCTCGCCGAGCACATGCTGCTCATCAAGATCACCTCCCCGGCGGGCAAGTCCTACCACGTTGCCGCCGCCTTTCCGTCGGCATGCGGGAAGACGAACCTCGCGATGCTCCAGCCGACGATTCCCGGCTGGAAGGTCGAGACCATCGGCGACGACATCGCCTGGATGCGTCCCGGCGACGACGGCCGGCTCTACGCGATCAACCCCGAGGCGGGCTTCTTCGGCGTGGCGCCCGGCACCGGCGAGACGACCAACCCGACGGCGGTGCAGACGCTGTGGGGCAACACGATCTTCACGAACGTGGCGCTCCGGCCCGACGGCGATGTCTGGTGGGAGGGGCTCACCGACGACCCGCCCGCCGAGCTCACCGACTGGGAGGGCAACCCGTGGACACCGGCATCCGATCGCCCCGCCGCGCACCCGAACTCGCGCTTCACGGTCGCGGCCGCGCAGTGCCCGCAGATCTCCGACGACTGGGATGCGCACGATGGCGTGCCGATCGACGCGATCCTCTTCGGAGGACGCCGTGCGACGAACGTGCCGCTCGTCGCCGAGGCCCGCTCGTGGAAGCACGGCGTGTTCATGGGCGCCACGATCTCGTCCGAGCAGACCGCGGCGGCCGAGGGCGTCGTCGGCGAGCTTCGCCGCGACCCGTTCGCGATGCTCCCCTTCTGCGGCTACAACATGGCCGACTACTGGGGCCACTGGGTGAAGATGGGACGCATCCTCGGCGAGAACGCGCCGAAGATCTTCCAGGTCAACTGGTTCCGCAAGGGCGCCGACGGTTCGTTCCTCTGGCCCGGCTTCGGCGAGAACTCGCGGGTGCTCGAGTGGATCGTCGGACGCCTCGAAGGCGACGCCGACGCGGTCGAGACGCCGATCGGCCTCCTGCCGGCACCGGACTCGCTCGACCTCGACGGCATCGAGATCACGGATGACGCGATCGCGCAGCTGTTCAAGGTCGACCGTGACTCGTGGCTCGCCGAGTGCGAGCTCACCGACGAGTACTTCGTGCAGTTCGGCGACCGCGTGCCCGCCGCGCTGAAGGCCGAGCTCGCGAGCCTGCGGTACCACCTGCAGCACTCCGAGTAG
- a CDS encoding DUF1622 domain-containing protein: MEFGQIIEATGEVIDVLGVVAIVVGVLYAIVDAGLRGLRRVSPVYSRFRRVLGRAILLGLELLVAADIIKTVAVTPTLDSVVVLGVIVLIRTFLSWSLELEISGRWPWQKRGTPVDAPADVEAADAH; the protein is encoded by the coding sequence ATGGAATTCGGCCAGATCATCGAGGCGACCGGTGAGGTCATCGACGTCCTCGGCGTCGTTGCGATCGTCGTCGGCGTGCTCTACGCCATCGTCGACGCCGGTCTGCGCGGCCTGCGCCGGGTGAGCCCCGTGTACTCGCGGTTCCGTCGTGTGCTGGGGCGCGCCATCCTCCTCGGCCTCGAACTGCTCGTCGCCGCCGACATCATCAAGACGGTCGCCGTCACGCCGACCCTCGATTCGGTTGTGGTGCTCGGCGTCATCGTGCTGATCCGGACCTTCCTCAGCTGGTCGCTCGAACTCGAGATCTCGGGCCGCTGGCCGTGGCAGAAGCGCGGGACGCCGGTCGACGCGCCTGCAGACGTCGAGGCGGCCGACGCGCACTGA
- a CDS encoding alpha-N-acetylglucosaminidase, with translation MSTDPQGLAETVRGVVARIGGDASRVLVEHIDAGADGEAIGAYEASAGLLTLRGTDAVAAASALSRYLQRNGRRITWESPRLEPAFDAWPDAPQTTIRTPFAIRYYLNMVTHGYSAPYWDWPRWERELDWMALHGVTHPFMLTAFEVVFAETLRRSGVPSDEAQAWIGSAAHTPWMSVGGVHDFGGPLPARWAGERVELARRIVRRAVDLGMTPVLPLTGGHVPRSLAGAEADEIEWQGWRSPMIEPSSPDYARLVRTFLEVQRELLGDPGPHPVIAVDPYIESLPPSGDLAALAAAGRGIHRAITEVYPGATWLLQGWPFHYHRGFWTPDRVAAYLSEVPHQGLLLIDLWGEHAPMWRDGMHGRRWIWTAVHNFGGRFALFGDLAGLARDVSELEAERPERLEGIGLAPEAIENNTVYYELATDLAWGAIEVDHWLDEFAVQRYGIDDDRAREAWRLLAATLYAPGRTRSIPSPVIARPWSADAPFATQRLAGEALTAGPARMSANIDAENDPAVLGDLPCIARAARLLIALSDHAPLRDALEHDVVELAGHVLAQQARLHIRGILAAFERHDADGIRANAERLRVDLLDLDALAATRPESRASTWIDSARAWAGTPAEAVAMERDARSLVSVWGHQASDLHDYSGRHWAGLISELYVPRWQAWADWLADAAEHDVAPDVERLRARIVRIEEDWRGAVGSDDASDLAPTAAASSVLTGLGY, from the coding sequence ATGTCGACTGATCCACAGGGGCTCGCCGAAACGGTGCGCGGAGTCGTGGCGCGCATCGGCGGTGACGCGTCGCGGGTGCTGGTGGAGCACATCGACGCCGGAGCAGATGGCGAGGCGATCGGTGCGTACGAGGCGTCGGCCGGGCTGCTCACGCTCCGCGGCACCGACGCCGTCGCCGCAGCCAGTGCCCTCTCGCGCTACCTGCAGCGCAACGGACGCCGCATCACGTGGGAGTCGCCGCGCCTCGAGCCGGCGTTCGACGCGTGGCCCGATGCGCCGCAGACGACGATCCGTACCCCGTTCGCGATCCGCTACTACCTGAACATGGTCACTCACGGGTACTCCGCGCCGTACTGGGACTGGCCCCGTTGGGAACGCGAATTGGACTGGATGGCGTTGCACGGGGTCACACATCCGTTCATGCTCACGGCGTTCGAGGTGGTGTTCGCGGAGACCCTCCGCCGATCGGGGGTGCCGAGCGACGAGGCGCAGGCGTGGATCGGCAGCGCTGCGCACACGCCGTGGATGTCGGTCGGCGGGGTGCATGACTTCGGCGGGCCACTCCCCGCGCGTTGGGCAGGGGAGCGTGTCGAGCTCGCGCGGCGCATCGTGCGGCGCGCGGTGGACCTCGGCATGACTCCGGTGCTGCCGCTGACCGGTGGGCACGTGCCGCGATCGCTCGCTGGTGCCGAGGCCGACGAGATCGAATGGCAGGGCTGGCGCTCGCCGATGATCGAGCCGTCGTCGCCCGACTACGCACGGCTCGTGCGGACGTTCCTCGAGGTGCAGCGTGAACTGCTCGGTGATCCGGGCCCGCACCCGGTGATCGCCGTGGATCCGTACATCGAGTCCCTGCCGCCGTCGGGCGACCTCGCGGCGCTCGCCGCCGCCGGCCGGGGCATCCATCGCGCGATCACCGAGGTCTACCCAGGGGCGACGTGGCTACTGCAGGGCTGGCCGTTCCATTACCACCGTGGATTCTGGACGCCCGATCGCGTCGCGGCGTACCTGTCGGAGGTGCCGCACCAGGGGCTGCTGCTCATCGACCTCTGGGGTGAACACGCGCCGATGTGGCGCGACGGCATGCACGGACGGCGATGGATCTGGACCGCGGTCCACAACTTCGGCGGGCGGTTCGCGCTCTTCGGTGACCTCGCCGGCCTGGCGCGAGACGTTTCGGAGCTCGAAGCGGAGCGGCCCGAGCGACTGGAGGGCATCGGGCTCGCGCCGGAGGCCATCGAGAACAACACCGTGTACTACGAGTTGGCGACGGATCTGGCGTGGGGCGCCATCGAAGTGGATCACTGGCTCGACGAGTTCGCGGTGCAGCGCTACGGCATCGACGACGATCGTGCCCGTGAGGCGTGGCGCCTGCTCGCCGCGACGCTGTACGCTCCGGGCCGCACGCGCTCGATCCCGTCGCCGGTGATCGCGCGCCCGTGGAGCGCCGACGCTCCATTCGCGACACAGCGGCTCGCCGGCGAGGCCCTTACTGCAGGACCCGCACGGATGTCGGCGAACATCGACGCCGAGAACGATCCGGCCGTGCTCGGCGACCTGCCGTGCATCGCCCGTGCGGCTCGTCTCCTCATCGCGCTGTCGGACCATGCACCGCTGCGCGATGCGCTCGAGCACGACGTCGTCGAGCTGGCCGGCCATGTGCTCGCGCAACAGGCACGCCTGCACATCCGAGGCATTCTCGCCGCCTTCGAACGCCACGACGCCGACGGCATCCGGGCGAACGCCGAACGCCTGCGCGTCGACCTGCTCGACCTGGACGCGCTCGCCGCCACGCGCCCGGAGTCCCGGGCGTCGACGTGGATCGACTCCGCCCGCGCGTGGGCCGGCACCCCCGCCGAAGCCGTCGCGATGGAGCGCGACGCCCGGAGCCTGGTCTCGGTGTGGGGGCATCAGGCGAGCGATCTCCACGACTACTCGGGCCGTCACTGGGCCGGATTGATCAGCGAGCTCTACGTGCCTCGCTGGCAGGCGTGGGCCGACTGGCTCGCCGACGCGGCCGAGCATGATGTCGCACCAGACGTCGAGCGGTTACGCGCACGAATCGTGCGGATCGAGGAGGACTGGCGCGGTGCCGTGGGCAGCGACGACGCCTCAGACCTCGCCCCGACCGCTGCGGCATCCTCGGTGCTCACCGGCCTCGGCTACTGA
- a CDS encoding 2'-5' RNA ligase family protein — protein sequence MARFVVVLPLVPLAAGDEFTVADWPLHVTLVEPFQTDLPAAAVADVVGRVSGDAQPVRASGGEEAMFGRRRDVPVTLVRERGALGLLRERALAALGEAGVDLGRVRPDFRPHVTRKHNRQLRPGEPIVLETVALVDMNPAAGSHHRSVVAAWRLGEASG from the coding sequence ATGGCGCGCTTCGTCGTCGTGCTTCCGCTCGTGCCGCTTGCCGCGGGAGACGAGTTCACGGTGGCCGACTGGCCGCTCCACGTCACGCTCGTCGAGCCGTTCCAGACCGACTTGCCGGCTGCAGCGGTGGCCGACGTGGTCGGCCGGGTCTCCGGCGATGCGCAGCCCGTCCGCGCGAGCGGCGGCGAGGAGGCGATGTTCGGCCGGCGGCGCGACGTGCCGGTCACGCTCGTGCGGGAGCGCGGGGCGCTCGGACTGCTCCGTGAGCGTGCACTGGCGGCCCTCGGCGAGGCAGGAGTCGACCTCGGACGCGTGCGGCCCGACTTCCGTCCGCACGTCACCCGCAAGCACAACCGCCAACTGCGGCCCGGCGAGCCCATCGTGCTCGAGACGGTCGCCCTCGTCGACATGAACCCCGCCGCCGGGTCCCACCACCGCAGCGTCGTCGCGGCCTGGCGCCTCGGCGAGGCATCCGGCTGA
- a CDS encoding SDR family NAD(P)-dependent oxidoreductase, giving the protein MELDGASAIVTGGASGLGRATARALVEGGASVVLVDLPGPRGEDAAAELGDRARFVAADVANEAEVHAAVEAASALGPLRVAVNCAGIVTANRTVGRDGPAPLDAFERTIRVNLIGTFNVTRLAAAAMAATDPVSGALPGGPATEERGVIVNTASVAAFDGQIGQAAYSASKAAVAGMTLPIARDLSKLLIRVVTIAPGIFETPMMAGMSDEVRGSLEAQVPHPSRLGHPTEYAALVRSIIANPMLNGETIRLDGAIRMQPK; this is encoded by the coding sequence ATGGAACTCGACGGCGCATCGGCGATCGTCACCGGAGGGGCCTCTGGCCTCGGGCGCGCGACGGCGCGCGCACTCGTCGAGGGCGGGGCATCCGTCGTGCTCGTCGACCTTCCCGGGCCGCGCGGCGAGGACGCAGCCGCCGAACTCGGCGACCGCGCCCGGTTCGTCGCTGCCGACGTCGCGAACGAGGCCGAAGTGCACGCTGCCGTCGAAGCGGCATCCGCCCTCGGCCCGCTCCGCGTCGCGGTCAACTGCGCCGGCATCGTCACGGCGAACCGCACCGTCGGGCGCGACGGGCCCGCGCCGCTCGACGCGTTCGAGCGCACGATCCGGGTGAACCTCATCGGCACCTTCAACGTGACCCGGCTCGCGGCCGCGGCCATGGCCGCAACCGACCCCGTCTCCGGGGCGCTGCCCGGCGGACCGGCCACCGAGGAGCGGGGCGTCATCGTGAACACCGCCTCAGTCGCCGCCTTCGACGGGCAGATCGGCCAGGCCGCCTACTCGGCCTCGAAGGCCGCGGTCGCCGGCATGACCCTGCCGATCGCCCGCGACCTGTCGAAGCTGCTGATCCGCGTCGTCACGATCGCGCCCGGCATCTTCGAGACGCCGATGATGGCCGGCATGTCCGACGAGGTGCGAGGGTCGCTCGAGGCGCAGGTGCCGCACCCGTCGCGCCTCGGCCACCCGACCGAGTACGCGGCGCTCGTGCGGTCGATCATCGCGAACCCGATGCTGAACGGTGAGACGATCCGCCTCGACGGCGCGATCCGGATGCAGCCGAAGTAG
- a CDS encoding permease prefix domain 1-containing protein: protein MTDLTDRYVWAAARTIPEAQRPEFDRELRERIGDQIDALVDRGRSPSDAERSVLRDLGDPAALAAGYVDRPLYLIGPRYYLTWWRLMKLMYTLVLPLAAGAIVLAQLLTEANFGEAIGDSVATILAIAVHLGFWITLAFAVIERTPNTTLPTLWETEMLPPLPDLRRSSRLSELIASLVFLMLYAVALVWQQFGVVFRDGVREPIPVLDPALWSFWIPYFLGLIVLEMLFAIVIYVRGWSWTWAILNIPLNAAFVVPALWLFLSGQLLDPAILEVIHWPWSEEAGTIVVTIIVIVTIGIATWDVIDGFIKTARARSVMRASA, encoded by the coding sequence ATGACCGACCTGACCGACCGCTACGTGTGGGCCGCCGCCCGCACCATCCCCGAGGCGCAGCGCCCCGAGTTCGACCGCGAGTTGCGCGAGCGCATCGGCGATCAGATCGATGCGCTCGTCGACCGCGGCCGATCGCCGTCCGACGCCGAACGCTCGGTCCTCCGTGACCTGGGCGACCCGGCTGCACTTGCCGCCGGCTACGTCGATCGGCCCCTGTACCTGATCGGGCCGAGGTACTACCTCACCTGGTGGCGCCTGATGAAGCTCATGTACACCCTCGTGCTGCCGCTCGCGGCAGGGGCGATCGTGCTCGCGCAATTGCTCACCGAAGCGAACTTCGGCGAAGCCATCGGCGACTCCGTCGCCACGATCCTCGCGATCGCGGTGCACCTCGGGTTCTGGATCACGCTCGCGTTCGCCGTGATCGAACGCACGCCCAACACGACGCTGCCGACGCTGTGGGAGACGGAGATGCTCCCGCCGCTTCCCGACCTGCGTCGGTCGAGCCGGCTCAGCGAGCTCATCGCCTCGCTCGTCTTCCTCATGCTGTACGCGGTGGCGCTCGTGTGGCAGCAGTTCGGCGTCGTGTTCCGCGACGGGGTTCGCGAGCCGATCCCGGTGCTCGACCCAGCTCTGTGGTCCTTCTGGATCCCGTATTTCCTCGGGCTGATCGTGCTCGAGATGCTGTTCGCCATCGTCATCTACGTGCGTGGCTGGAGCTGGACGTGGGCGATCCTGAACATCCCGTTGAACGCGGCGTTCGTGGTGCCGGCGCTCTGGCTCTTCCTCAGCGGCCAGTTGCTCGATCCGGCGATCCTCGAGGTCATCCACTGGCCGTGGAGTGAGGAAGCCGGCACCATCGTCGTGACGATCATCGTGATCGTCACCATCGGCATCGCCACGTGGGACGTGATCGACGGATTCATCAAGACCGCACGAGCTCGGTCCGTGATGCGTGCGAGCGCATGA
- a CDS encoding XRE family transcriptional regulator has product MKAGSPDLATLGQRIRHFRGERGLTLDQLGAAVGMAGSQLSLIENGKREPKLSTLDALSAALDVELSALLAREAPSPRAALELELGRVQSSPLYAALGLPSIKASRGISDESLEAIVGLHRELQRRASEAIATPEEARRANTELRERMRARDNHLPEIEQLAEDQVRASGHRSGALTHREVSVMAERLGLQLIYVDDLPDSTRSITDLANGRIYLPPASIPGGHGLRSMALQAMAHRLLGHERPDSYAEFLWQRLEINYFAAACLMPREASVAFLHAAKKEKRLAIEDFRDAFGVTHEAAALRFTNLATSHLDMTLHFLRVAGDGALLKGYENDGLPLPTDVTGSIEGQWVCKKWSARTAFGHTNRTTENYQYTDTPVGTFWCATQTGRTDAAEFSITVGVPFNQAKWFRGRETTLRASSTCPDEACCRRAPDGLAERWAGKAWPSARLHAHVLSPLPSGTFPGVDDASVYQFLEAHAEE; this is encoded by the coding sequence ATGAAGGCAGGCTCACCAGATCTCGCAACGCTCGGCCAACGAATCCGCCATTTCCGCGGTGAACGCGGACTGACGCTCGACCAGCTCGGCGCGGCGGTGGGCATGGCGGGCAGCCAGTTGTCACTCATCGAGAACGGCAAGCGCGAACCCAAGCTCTCCACGCTCGACGCGCTCTCGGCCGCGCTCGACGTGGAGCTCTCGGCCCTGCTCGCCCGTGAAGCCCCGAGCCCCCGGGCCGCGCTCGAGCTCGAGCTCGGGCGGGTGCAGTCGAGCCCGCTCTACGCGGCCCTCGGGCTGCCATCGATCAAGGCGTCGCGCGGCATCTCCGACGAGTCGCTCGAGGCGATCGTGGGCCTGCATCGCGAGCTGCAGCGGCGCGCGAGCGAGGCCATCGCGACGCCCGAGGAGGCGCGCAGGGCGAACACCGAGCTGCGCGAGCGCATGCGGGCGCGTGACAACCACCTGCCCGAGATCGAGCAGCTCGCCGAAGACCAGGTGCGCGCCTCGGGCCACCGCTCCGGCGCGCTCACGCACCGCGAGGTGAGCGTCATGGCCGAGCGGCTCGGGCTGCAGCTCATCTACGTCGACGACCTCCCCGACTCGACCCGGTCGATCACCGATCTCGCGAACGGGCGCATCTACCTGCCGCCGGCGTCGATCCCCGGCGGGCACGGCCTGCGCTCGATGGCGCTGCAGGCGATGGCGCACCGGCTCCTCGGTCACGAGCGCCCCGACAGCTACGCCGAGTTCCTGTGGCAGCGCCTCGAGATCAACTACTTCGCGGCCGCGTGCCTCATGCCTCGCGAGGCATCCGTCGCCTTCCTCCATGCCGCCAAGAAGGAGAAGCGGCTCGCGATCGAGGACTTCCGAGACGCCTTCGGCGTGACGCACGAGGCCGCGGCGTTGCGGTTCACGAACCTCGCGACGAGCCACCTCGACATGACGCTGCACTTCCTCCGCGTGGCCGGCGACGGCGCCCTGCTCAAGGGGTACGAGAACGACGGGCTGCCGCTGCCGACCGACGTCACCGGCTCGATCGAGGGTCAGTGGGTGTGCAAGAAGTGGAGCGCGCGCACCGCGTTCGGGCACACGAACCGCACGACCGAGAACTACCAGTACACCGACACGCCGGTGGGCACGTTCTGGTGCGCGACCCAGACGGGGCGCACGGATGCCGCGGAGTTCTCGATCACCGTCGGCGTCCCGTTCAACCAGGCGAAATGGTTCCGTGGCCGCGAGACCACCCTGCGTGCCTCGTCGACGTGCCCCGACGAGGCGTGCTGCCGGCGCGCGCCCGACGGCCTCGCCGAGCGCTGGGCCGGCAAGGCGTGGCCGAGTGCGCGCCTGCACGCGCACGTGCTCTCACCGCTGCCGTCTGGCACCTTCCCCGGGGTCGACGACGCCTCGGTGTATCAGTTCCTCGAGGCGCACGCCGAGGAGTAG